The following are encoded together in the Tripterygium wilfordii isolate XIE 37 chromosome 3, ASM1340144v1, whole genome shotgun sequence genome:
- the LOC119993964 gene encoding tubulin beta-2 chain-like, translated as MREILHIQGGQCGNQIGSKFWEVVCAEHGIDPTGRYHGDTDLQLERLNVYYNEASNGRFVPRAVLMDLEPGTMDSIRTGPYGQIFRPDNFVFGQSGAGNNWAKGHYTEGAELIDAVLDVVRKEAENCDCLQGFQVCHSLGGGTGSGMGTLLISKIREEYPDRMMLTFSVFPSPKVSDTVVEPYNATLSVHQLVENADECMVLDNEALYDICFRTLKLTTPSFGDLNHLISATMSGVTCCLRFPGQLNSDLRKLAVNLIPFPRLHFFMVGFAPLTSRGSQQYRALTVPELTQQMWDAKNMMCAADPRHGRYLTASAMFRGKMSTKEVDEQILSVQNKNSSYFVEWIPNNVKSTVCDIPPTGLKMASTFIGNSTSIQEMFRRVSEQFTAMFRRKAFLHWYTGEGMDEMEFTEAESNMNDLVSEYQQYQDATADEEEYEDEEEELQDM; from the exons ATGCGTGAAATCCTTCATATTCAAGGAGGCCAGTGTGGGAACCAGATCGGTTCCAAATTCTGGGAGGTAGTGTGTGCGGAGCACGGGATTGATCCCACCGGGAGGTACCATGGAGACAcagatcttcaacttgagaggCTCAATGTGTATTACAATGAAGCCAGCAATGGAAGGTTTGTACCCAGGGCTGTTCTTATGGATCTTGAACCTGGCACCATGGACAGCATCAGGACTGGTCCTTACGGGCAGATTTTCAGGCCTGATAACTTTGTCTTCGGCCAATCAGGCGCCGGAAACAACTGGGCGAAAGGGCATTACACTGAAGGTGCGGAGTTGATCGATGCCGTGCTCGATGTTGTTCGTAAAGAAGCCGAGAATTGTGATTGTTTGCAAG ggtttcaggTGTGTCATTCCTTGGGTGGAGGAACGGGATCGGGAATGGGAACCCTCTTGATATCGAAGATCAGAGAGGAATACCCAGATAGAATGATGCTTACATTCTCGGTCTTCCCTTCTCCAAAGGTCTCTGATACCGTGGTGGAGCCTTACAACGCCACTCTCTCTGTCCATCAGCTTGTTGAAAATGCAGATGAGTGTATGGTCCTTGACAATGAGGCACTCTATGACATTTGCTTCCGCACCTTGAAACTCACCACTCCAAGCT TTGGAGATTTGAACCATCTTATTTCTGCTACAATGTCTGGTGTCACATGCTGCTTGAGATTTCCTGGTCAGCTCAACTCAGATCTCCGAAAGCTCGCGGTTAATCTAATCCCCTTCCCCAGGCTTCACTTTTTCATGGTGGGTTTTGCTCCTCTCACTTCCCGTGGCTCGCAGCAGTACAGAGCGTTGACAGTGCCAGAGCTCACTCAGCAAATGTGGGATGCCAAGAACATGATGTGCGCAGCTGACCCGCGTCACGGTCGTTACTTGACTGCCTCGGCCATGTTCAGGGGCAAAATGAGCACCAAGGAAGTGGATGAGCAGATACTCAGTGTTCAAAACAAGAACTCATCCTACTTTGTGGAATGGATTCCCAATAATGTTAAGTCCACTGTCTGTGATATTCCTCCAACGGGCCTGAAGATGGCTTCTACCTTCATTGGAAACTCAACATCAATTCAGGAAATGTTCAGGCGTGTGAGTGAGCAGTTTACTGCCATGTTCAGGAGGAAGGCTTTCTTGCATTGGTATACAGGAGAAGGTATGGATGAGATGGAATTCACAGAGGCAGAAAGCAACATGAATGATCTTGTTTCAGAGTACCAGCAATACCAAGATGCCACAGCtgatgaagaggagtatgaggATGAAGAGGAGGAACTCCAAGACATGTGA